The Opitutales bacterium region ACGATCCGACGAGTGCGATCGACCCGGAGACTGAAGATGAGATCCTTTCGGCCATCAGCCGGGTAATTGAGTCGCGGACCACGTTTATCGTGGCTCACCGCATCAGTACGCTGAAGCGCGCGGATCAGATAATTGTTCTGCACAAAGGAGTGATTGTGGAGCAGGGGACGCACGCCTCGCTCATCGAGCAGGGTGGGGAATATGCTCGGGCTGCGGCGATCCAAATGATCGACCCTGAGAGCCGCGCTGCACTCAGCAAAATCGCACAACGTACTACCCTGGGAGGTGTCGGATGATCGGCGGCGGTGGGATGGCTTCGGCGACTGGGGTCGCGTCCGGTGGTGGTTCAAGCGAACGAAATGGCCGAGACCAGGATGAGCAGCTCGAGAGCCCGTTAGATTTTAAAATCCTGCGGCGTATCTTCAGCTACATGGGGCCCTACGCTGCGAAGCGTAATCTAGTGTTCCTGATGACGGCTTGCCGCGCCTTTCTGCGCCCGGCGAACGCGCTGCTGCTCGGATGGATTATCTCGGATTTTATCACGCATGGCGACTACAGGATGACTGTCTGGGGCACCTTGGGTTATGCAGTCTTGGCCCTGCTTACCGAATACACGCAACACCTAAGGCAGCGCCACGCTCTGGAAATGGGGGAGTTTGTCGTGAGGGATCTCAGGAAGGAACTCTATGAGCACCTCCAGATCCTGAATATGGACTTTTATAACAAGACCAAACTCGGGAGCATTTTGTCACGTGTCATCTCAGATATGGAGACGGTGCGCCGAGGCCTTCAAAACGTGTTTTTCTTCGGACTTTTGCTGTTGGGGATGATGTTTTGGTCTGGGATCGCCATGCTTTGGGTGAGCCCTCAGCTATTCTTACTTTTGGTGCTTATCGCGCCCGTGTTGGCATTTATTAATCGATTCTTCCACAAGCGAATCAGCAAATACTCACGCTTGGCGCAGCGGAGTCAGAGTCGCATTACTGGAAACGTCGCTGAGACGGTGAAGGGGATACAGGTGATTCAGAGCTACACTCAGGAGAATCGCAGCTACGAGGGGTTTAACAGGCTCGTCGCAGAGAATGCAGAGAATAATGTAAACCTAGGCTATCAAAATGCACTGTTCGTGCCTTTATTAGAATTTAATGGCCAGGCGTTCCTTGCGCTCCTTCTGGCTTTGGGGGGCTACGGTATCATTTCTGGTTGGGAGGGGATGCAGGTCGGGGACGTGTTGACCTTCTTTTTCTTGGCAAATTTCTTTTTCACTCCGATCCAAAATCTGGCGCGTATTTATACAGTTGCGG contains the following coding sequences:
- a CDS encoding ABC transporter ATP-binding protein — encoded protein: MASATGVASGGGSSERNGRDQDEQLESPLDFKILRRIFSYMGPYAAKRNLVFLMTACRAFLRPANALLLGWIISDFITHGDYRMTVWGTLGYAVLALLTEYTQHLRQRHALEMGEFVVRDLRKELYEHLQILNMDFYNKTKLGSILSRVISDMETVRRGLQNVFFFGLLLLGMMFWSGIAMLWVSPQLFLLLVLIAPVLAFINRFFHKRISKYSRLAQRSQSRITGNVAETVKGIQVIQSYTQENRSYEGFNRLVAENAENNVNLGYQNALFVPLLEFNGQAFLALLLALGGYGIISGWEGMQVGDVLTFFFLANFFFTPIQNLARIYTVAVVSMAGAERLFDILDTQPSWKHADSSSQLGVVSGHVSFRNVSFEYVKGSPVLYGLSLDIQPGQTVALVGHTGSGKSTIINLVSKFYLPTAGSVLIDGKDIGQMDTASVRQQLGIVLQNNFLFSGTVYENIRLGKPGASDADIRAAASSLDCLDLLENMPDGLETEVGELGKSVSQGQRQLICFTRAMLADPRILILDEATSAIDTITESRLQIALEKLLSGRTSIVIAHRLSTISKADEIFVLNQGRLAESGSHLELLEMHGHYYELYRQFVSLSDAEPAA